A genome region from Hevea brasiliensis isolate MT/VB/25A 57/8 chromosome 9, ASM3005281v1, whole genome shotgun sequence includes the following:
- the LOC110645134 gene encoding cyclin-P3-1, translating into MGTLTLDNGNVDSDVYTSLGLKTEELGKGVVGTPQVLTLLSSLLERSVKKNETLRETAQINDAITEFDGLRAPAVSIRQYIDRIFKYSGCSPSCFIVALIYVDRFIQSTDVHLTSLNVHRLLITSVMVAAKFIDDAFFNNAYYAKVGGVSTAELNRLEMKFLFSIDFRLRVDVNTFVRYCSQLEKEAAEGLQIERSIQACRIKESWSNKDDSTTCAPTIAR; encoded by the exons ATGGGAACATTGACACTTGATAATGGCAATGTTGACTCAGATGTATACACAAGTCTGGGCCTTAAGACCGAGGAATTGGGAAAAGGAGTTGTGGGAACTCCGCAGGTTTTAACACTTCTTTCATCTCTTCTTGAGAGATCTGTTAAGAAAAATGAGACTCTACGGGAGACTGCACAGATCAATGATGCTATTACAGAATTTGATGGTTTAAGAGCACCTGCTGTAAGTATTCGGCAGTATATTGATCGCATCTTCAAGTACTCTGGCTGTAGCCCTTCTTGCTTTATTGTGGCACTTATTTATGTGGATAGATTTATACAAAGCACAGATGTTCATTTAACTTCCCTTAATGTTCACCGGCTCTTAATAACAAGTGTAATGGTGGCTGCGAAGTTCATTGATGATGC ATTCTTCAACAATGCATACTATGCCAAAGTGGGAGGAGTAAGCACAGCAGAACTGAACAGGTTGGAGATGAAGTTTTTGTTTAGTATAGATTTCAGGCTTCGCGTAGATGTCAACACGTTTGTAAGATACTGTTCTCAGTTGGAAAAAGAAGCTGCTGAAGGGCTTCAGATTGAACGATCAATCCAAGCCTGCAGAATCAAAGAAAGCTGGTCAAACAAAGATGATTCAACCACTTGTGCTCCTACGATTGCAAGATGA
- the LOC110645133 gene encoding DAR GTPase 3, chloroplastic, producing MGMQILGLWSPAPAAWVHVPETRNKPIYSLPTVALATTASLSSTPPTIQVVGGKNPSWHGNVNSNSSNGFGGDTDWVDLDTDLYYWTKALRPFQWYPGHIAKTEKELKEQLKFMDVVIEVRDARIPLSTTHPQMDSWLGNRKRILVLNREDMISKADRNAWANYFSKQGIKFVFSNGQLGMGTMKLSRLAKALATNVNVKRRAKGLLPRPVRAGIVGYPNVGKSSLINRLLKRRMCEAAPRPGVTRELKWVRFGKELELLDSPGIIPMRISDQSAAIKLAICDDIGERSYDVADVAAILVQMLTMIPSVGVKTLHNRYKIDVDGHNGRIFIQKLAFHLFNGDTHQAGFRMLSDFRKGKFGWVALERPPR from the exons ATGGGGATGCAGATTTTGGGGCTATGGTCACCTGCTCCTGCTGCGTGGGTTCATGTGCCTGAAACCCGAAACAAGCCTATTTACTCGTTACCAACTGTAGCACTAGCAACTACAGCTTCTCTCTCGTCTACACCTCCCACAATCCAG GTTGTTGGTGGAAAAAATCCGAGTTGGCATGGAAATGTGAACTCCAATTCCAGTAATGGTTTTGGAGGGGACACTGATTGGGTTGATCTTGATACGGATCTTTATTACTGGACGAAGGCTCTGCGCCCTTTTCAG TGGTATCCTGGTCATATTGCCAAAACAGAAAAAGAACTGAAAGAGCAACTTAAGTTCATGGATGTTGTGATAGAGGTGCGAGATGCGAGAATTCCTTTGTCCACAACCCATCCACAG ATGGATTCATGGCTTGGAAATAGGAAAAGAATTTTAGTTTTGAATAGAGAAGATATGATCTCCAAGGCAGACCGGAATGCTTGGGCAAATTATTTTTCAAAGCAGGGAATAAAGTTTGTCTTTTCCAATGGGCAACTTGGAATG GGGACTATGAAGCTGAGCCGGTTAGCAAAGGCGCTAGCTACAAATGTAAATGTCAAACGCAGAGCCAAAGGGCTTCTTCCTCGTCCA GTTCGAGCTGGTATAGTTGGGTATCCAAATGTTGGGAAATCATCTTTGATCAACCGTTTGCTAAAACGTCGAATGTGTGAAGCAGCCCCTAGACCTGGAGTTACAAGAGAATTGAA ATGGGTTCGATTTGGGAAGGAACTTGAGTTGCTAGACTCTCCAGGCATAATCCCAATGCGGATTAGTGATCAATCAGCTGCCATAAAGCTTGCTATATGTGATGACATTGGGGAGAGATCCTATGATGTGGCTGATGTAGCAGCAATTCTTGTACAGATGCTGACAATGATTCCATCAGTAG GTGTGAAGACACTTCATAACCGCTACAAGATTGATGTAGATGGGCATAATGGTAGAAT ATTTATTCAGAAGCTTGCATTCCACTTGTTCAATGGGGACACCCATCAAGCAGGTTTCCGTATGTTGTCTGATTTTCGAAAAGGCAAGTTTGGTTGGGTGGCACTAGAGAGGCCACCAAGGTAA